The DNA sequence TGGCTGCAGTCAAATCCGCTTAACCTCAGTTTTCCTAATCCCCAAAACTGTGAACCATATGGCAGGTTTCCACTTGCTCGCAACAAAAACGGTGAGGTGATTCTCATTCATTGGCGTCCCCATGTTTTTTGTGCTCCCCATGATCATGGTTTGTCGCATGGTTATGTGTTATTAATTCGCGGCCGCTTTATAGAACGTTATTGGAAAAAAACATCCAACGGGATTGAGCATGTGCATACGCGCATTCATCAGGCCCCGGCCGTGGTTAAAGTTAATAAACGTACAATTCACGATATGAAATGTTTTGAAGATGGCGTGGGTATTCATTTTTATCTTCCCGGTATTCATGCCATGCAGGTGTATGATGTGAAAAAAAGGGAAACTCTGGTGGTGGCCGATAACTGCGGAG is a window from the bacterium genome containing:
- a CDS encoding cysteine dioxygenase family protein; amino-acid sequence: MFDPLLEYLQESDAAEAQHFLLQWLQSNPLNLSFPNPQNCEPYGRFPLARNKNGEVILIHWRPHVFCAPHDHGLSHGYVLLIRGRFIERYWKKTSNGIEHVHTRIHQAPAVVKVNKRTIHDMKCFEDGVGIHFYLPGIHAMQVYDVKKRETLVVADNCGAWIPRNERLILRRTAWR